One segment of Scyliorhinus torazame isolate Kashiwa2021f chromosome 14, sScyTor2.1, whole genome shotgun sequence DNA contains the following:
- the LOC140389374 gene encoding muscarinic acetylcholine receptor M2-like gives MGMAANSTQTGESLSNPTDLIVTETRSPYKIVEVVFAVIVTGSLSLLTIIGNILVIASIKVNRQLQTINNYFIFSLACADLIVGVSMNLFTIYTLIGYWPLGPVVCDLWLSVDYVVSNASSMSLLVISFDRYFCVTKPLSYPVRRTGKVAGMMIAAVWVVSFILWAPAIILWQFIVGERTVGEGECYIQFFSNPAVTFGTAIGAFYLPVFIMMILYVKISCASKSRIMADKKESESSKRTVSHSAAKGKIMEPNNNNFSNALDGLPEVKMQNSKMTGEIITDNCGQEEELPIESTYPSVSQSKQKKQLPIQESTPTTQTCFRMDNSKHSCMKIVSKFKKNNHCDTTTRMVPVIRGKGGNDGEIRVDNKIITVTEIPAKKKKGAVSREQKVTQTVLAILLAFIITWSPYNVLVLIDTFCSTCVPNTVWIIGYWIFYINSTVNPACYALCNPTFKKTFKRLLLCQYKNISATR, from the coding sequence ATGGGGATGGCGGCTAACTCGACACAGACAGGTGAATCTCTCAGCAATCCAACAGACCTGATTGTCACTGAAACACGGAGTCCTTATAAAATAGTCGAGGTGGTCTTCGCTGTGATTGTGACAGGATCTTTGAGCTTGTTGACAATTATTGGAAACATCCTGGTCATTGCTTCTATCAAAGTAAACAGACAATTGCAAACTATTAACAATTACTTTATTTTCAGCTTGGCCTGTGCTGATTTGATTGTCGGTGTGTCCATGAATCTATTCACCATTTACACTCTGATTGGCTACTGGCCTTTGGGTCCGGTGGTATGTGACTTGTGGCTTTCTGTAGATTATGTTGTCAGTAATGCCTCCTCCATGAGCCTCCTGGTCATCAGCTTTGACCGCTACTTCTGCGTGACAAAGCCCCTCAGCTACCCCGTGAGGAGAACAGGGAAAGTGGCAGGAATGATGATTGCGGCTGTTTGGGTGGTGTCGTTTATCCTGTGGGCTCCTGCCATTATCCTCTGGCAGTTCATCGTAGGGGAGCGGACAGTCGGCGAGGGTGAGTGTTATATACAGTTCTTCTCAAATCCAGCTGTCACTTTTGGCACTGCCATAGGTGCCTTCTATCTCCCTGTGTTCATCATGATGATTTTATATGTGAAAATATCTTGTGCCAGCAAAAGTCGAATAATGGCAGATAAAAAGGAGTCTGAATCGAGCAAGAGGACCGTTTCTCATAGTGCAGCAAAGGGCAAAATAATGGAGCCGAATAATAacaacttttcaaatgctcttgaTGGTTTACCAGAGGTCAAAATGCAAAATAGCAAAATGACTGGAGAAATAATAACTGATAATTGTGGCCAAGAAGAGGAGCTCCCCATTGAATCAACTTACCCCAGTGTGTCCCAATCAAAGCAGAAGAAACAATTGCCGATACAGGAGAGCACACCCACTACTCAAACCTGTTTCAGGATGGACAACTCCAAACACTCCTGCATGAAAATAGTCAGCAAGTTTAAAAAgaataaccactgtgacaccacaaCAAGAATGGTGCCAGTTATCCGCGGTAAGGGTGGGAATGATGGAGAGATCAGGGTAGACAATAAGATCATTACAGTAACCGAAATCCCAGCTAAGAAAAAGAAGGGAGCGGTATCCCGAGAGCAGAAGGTGACACAGACCGTTCTAGCTATTCTGTTGGCGTTTATCATTACTTGGAGCCCATACAATGTCCTGGTTCTCATCGACACCTTCTGCTCAACCTGTGTCCCCAACACGGTCTGGATTATTGGATATTGGATATTTTACATTAACAGCACCGTCAACCCAGCCTGCTACGCACTATGCAATCCGACCTTCAAGAAAACCTTCAAGCGTCTCCTCCTGTGTCAGTACAAAAATATCAGTGCAACGAGATAG